A single region of the Actinoplanes sp. SE50/110 genome encodes:
- a CDS encoding universal stress protein — MHTRRIVVGYDGSVEARKAARWALDEAERGGVPVELVYAYEWPSYVPAAAMMPAAAVYPDLDTDLAVADMLGRAVDAATSSHPGVPVRARVEHATAAVALIQRAAEASLVVLGGRRPTGVRAWLGSTSGSVSAHARCPVVVVRGEPRETDPVVAGVDDSEAAGPVLGFAFEQAVVRGVPVRAVHGWSPPDGRDLLCDTNLRAIADERGRLEAMVECWRRRYPRVPVSAEVVVGSPGEVLAQAAAGAQLVVAGARARRALRVALRPSVGRHLLHRARCSVALVTRSRAVIRF, encoded by the coding sequence GTGCACACCCGCAGGATCGTCGTCGGCTACGACGGCTCGGTCGAGGCCCGCAAAGCGGCCCGCTGGGCGCTGGACGAGGCCGAACGCGGCGGCGTGCCGGTCGAGCTGGTCTACGCGTACGAGTGGCCCAGCTACGTGCCGGCCGCGGCGATGATGCCGGCCGCCGCGGTCTACCCCGACCTCGACACCGACCTGGCCGTCGCGGACATGCTCGGGCGGGCGGTGGACGCCGCGACGAGCAGTCACCCCGGGGTCCCGGTGCGCGCCCGGGTCGAGCACGCCACCGCGGCGGTCGCCCTGATCCAGCGCGCGGCCGAGGCGTCCCTGGTGGTACTCGGCGGCCGGCGGCCGACCGGGGTGCGGGCCTGGCTGGGCTCGACCAGCGGGTCGGTCAGCGCGCACGCCCGCTGCCCGGTCGTGGTGGTCCGCGGCGAGCCGCGGGAGACCGACCCGGTGGTGGCCGGGGTCGACGACTCGGAGGCGGCCGGTCCGGTGCTCGGCTTCGCCTTCGAGCAGGCGGTGGTGCGCGGGGTGCCGGTCCGGGCGGTGCACGGCTGGTCCCCGCCGGACGGGCGCGACCTGCTGTGCGACACCAACCTGCGGGCCATCGCCGACGAGCGGGGCCGGCTGGAGGCGATGGTCGAGTGCTGGCGCCGGCGGTATCCACGGGTGCCGGTCAGCGCCGAAGTGGTGGTCGGGTCGCCGGGTGAGGTGCTGGCGCAGGCCGCGGCGGGCGCGCAGCTGGTGGTGGCCGGGGCGCGGGCGCGGCGGGCGCTGCGGGTGGCGCTGCGGCCCTCGGTGGGACGGCACCTGCTGCACCGGGCCCGCTGCAGCGTGGCTCTGGTGACCCGGAGCCGCGCGGTGATCCGCTTCTGA
- a CDS encoding helix-turn-helix transcriptional regulator, with the protein MAEEHDIGGSTVRRLQVGAHLRALRLAGGLSREKAGYVIRASESKISRMELGRVGFKERDIVDLLKLYGVTDRSEHERLVALAREASAPSWWHSYADVLDTWFQNYLDLEQAAELIRTYEVQFVPGLLQTDAYARAVIRLGHGHADSSTVERRASLRMQRQKVLRRPDGPRLWAVLDEAVLRRPIGGRAVLREQIATLIETCRSPNVRLQVVPFESGGHAAAGGAFSILRFPHEELPDVVYIEHLTSALYLDRRDEVDHYAAAIGRLFIEAEPPAETPEILTRILRELDTGKI; encoded by the coding sequence TTGGCGGAGGAACACGACATCGGCGGGTCGACCGTGCGACGGCTGCAGGTCGGGGCGCACCTGCGCGCGTTGCGCCTGGCCGGTGGGCTGAGCCGGGAGAAGGCCGGATATGTCATCCGCGCCTCCGAGTCCAAGATCAGCCGGATGGAGCTGGGCCGGGTCGGGTTCAAGGAACGTGACATCGTCGACCTGCTCAAGCTGTACGGCGTGACCGACCGGAGCGAGCACGAGCGCCTGGTCGCGTTGGCCCGGGAGGCGAGCGCGCCGAGCTGGTGGCATTCCTACGCCGACGTGCTGGACACCTGGTTCCAGAACTATCTGGACCTGGAGCAGGCGGCCGAGCTGATCCGGACGTACGAGGTGCAGTTCGTGCCGGGGCTGCTGCAGACCGACGCGTACGCCCGGGCGGTGATCCGTCTCGGTCACGGCCATGCCGACAGCAGCACGGTCGAGCGCCGCGCCAGCCTCCGGATGCAACGGCAGAAGGTGTTGCGTCGGCCGGACGGGCCGCGCCTGTGGGCGGTTCTCGACGAGGCGGTGCTGCGCCGCCCGATCGGCGGCCGGGCGGTGCTGCGGGAGCAGATCGCCACGCTGATCGAGACCTGCCGCTCGCCGAACGTGCGGCTGCAGGTGGTGCCGTTCGAGTCGGGCGGGCACGCGGCGGCCGGCGGCGCGTTCAGCATTCTGCGCTTCCCGCACGAGGAGCTGCCCGACGTGGTCTACATCGAGCACCTGACCAGCGCCCTCTATCTGGACCGGCGGGACGAGGTCGACCACTACGCGGCCGCGATCGGCCGCCTGTTCATCGAGGCCGAGCCGCCCGCCGAGACCCCGGAGATCCTCACCCGCATCCTGCGCGAGCTGGACACCGGGAAGATCTGA
- a CDS encoding L,D-transpeptidase: MSRPRTRAYLIAAAAAAVLAAGAAVAVAHDRAPDPVAGQWVAPAAAALRPSPTASAKPLPAAKPPAGLPVIEYASGPSGLPADPEQNSTVAPTRALHPTTRIALYDAPGGKPRAYLPPDISGLRTVVPIVEQRDGWVAVLVPSVNRRIGWVPVGSGETVTLRDQLVAQLSEHALIWLRDGQEQQRWTVATGSKATPTPVGRTYVMGTTPLKGDIYLNMGALVLGSVPEQPEKMAAVFQLAHTGIHAWYNKSAFGHSVSNGCLRMPKAAQQKLLDEIPPGTTLTVLS; this comes from the coding sequence ATGTCCCGCCCCCGGACCCGTGCCTACCTGATCGCGGCGGCCGCCGCCGCGGTGCTCGCCGCCGGTGCGGCCGTCGCTGTCGCCCACGACCGCGCCCCCGATCCGGTCGCCGGGCAGTGGGTCGCGCCCGCCGCCGCGGCGCTCCGGCCCTCGCCCACCGCCTCGGCGAAACCGCTGCCCGCCGCGAAGCCGCCGGCCGGCCTCCCGGTGATCGAGTACGCGTCCGGCCCGTCCGGGCTGCCCGCCGACCCGGAGCAGAACTCGACCGTCGCACCGACCCGGGCCCTGCACCCCACCACCAGGATCGCGCTGTACGACGCACCGGGCGGCAAGCCGCGCGCCTACCTCCCGCCCGACATCAGCGGGTTGCGCACCGTCGTCCCGATCGTCGAGCAGCGCGACGGTTGGGTGGCCGTGCTGGTCCCGTCGGTCAACCGGCGGATCGGCTGGGTGCCGGTGGGCTCCGGCGAGACCGTCACGCTGCGCGACCAGCTGGTCGCCCAGCTCTCCGAGCACGCGTTGATCTGGCTGCGCGACGGCCAGGAGCAGCAGCGCTGGACGGTGGCGACCGGGTCGAAGGCGACCCCGACCCCGGTCGGGCGCACCTACGTGATGGGCACGACCCCGTTGAAGGGCGACATCTACCTCAACATGGGCGCGCTGGTGCTCGGCTCGGTGCCGGAGCAGCCGGAGAAGATGGCCGCGGTGTTCCAGCTGGCGCACACCGGCATCCACGCCTGGTACAACAAGTCAGCATTCGGCCACAGCGTGTCGAACGGCTGCCTGCGGATGCCGAAGGCCGCCCAGCAGAAGCTGCTCGACGAGATTCCGCCGGGAACGACCCTGACGGTGCTGTCCTAG